ACCCATCGCCATAAGACGCATATAGGCCGCACTGTCGAGCAAATGCAGGCGCAGCGGGTTAGCTTCATCCATGCCGGATGTCATCTGATCGATAAACCACAATCCAACAGGCTCTGCTTCGACCCAGAAAAACCATACGAGGAAGCCGCCAAGTACAGCGCCCCAATTGTTGCCCGAACCGCCAATGATCACCATTGCCCAGATCAGGAAGGTGAAGCGCAACGGATTATAGGTTCCCGGCGTGAATTGACCATCAAGGGTCGTGAGCATGGCGCCCGCAATGCCAACCACGGCTGACCCCAGAACAAACACCTGCAGGTGTCGCCCCTTGACGTCCTTGCCCATGGCTTCAGCCGCGGTCTCATTGTCACGGATAGCCCGCATCATGCGGCCCCATGGAGACCGAAGCGCGGTTTCGCACAGAAACAAGAGGATGAGGAGAACGATGGCAAACAGGCCGGTATAAGCCAGCTTCACAACGATAGAGGACAGTTCGACCGCGCTCATTTCGAAATAGGCAGCCCATGATTGGAACACGGGCGATTGCTGTATTTCTACCTCGTAGGGAACAGGATAGGGGCGCGGCAGGCCAGTAACGTTTTTCACGCCCCGCGTCAGCCAGTCCTCGTTCTTCAGGACAGCAATGATGATTTCAGAGATGCCGAGCGTTGCAATCGCCAGATAGTCCGAGCGCAGGCCCAGCGAAACCTTGCCAATAAGCCAGGCCGCACCGCCAGCGAAAAGGCCACCGACAAGCCAAGAGACTATGATGGGGAGCCCAAGGCCGCCAAGATATCCGGTCGCGGCGGAATCGATGCTCTCGATCGCTTCGACAGCAGGGTCGAAGAAGTAGCGCGCGCCGAAGTACCCGCAAACGGCGATGATCGTCACCAGAACGCTTCGCCGTCGCCCTTTCATCGTTTTGTACACCCACACGATCAGGGCGATGGTCACGGCAACAACAGCGATTGCAACCATTATTCCGGGTCCGCCAACAGCTATGGTTGCCGAAACGGGCTCCATGGAAACCAGCACCGCGGCAACTCCGCCAAAGGCTGCAAATCCCATGATTCCAACGTTCAAGAGGCCCGCATAGCCCCACTGAATGTTGACGCCCAGCGCCATGATGGCGGAGATCAGGCAAAGGTTGAGAATGGCAAGCGCAAGCGACGGGCTCTGGACCACGCCGACAGTGACAAGCAATATGGCCATAAGGGCAAAGAGCGACGAAATTCGGATGCTGTTGCTCATACCGATTGCCCCCTGAAGATGCCGGTTGGACGCACCAGAAGAACCACCACGAGAATGACGAATGACACCGCGAATTTGTACTCGGTGGACAGCAACTGCACCAGGCCGTCGGGCACATAATCACCCGGTGTGAGATAGGTGAGAACTCTCTTGTAGGCGAAGGTGACCGTGATCTCCGAGAACGCAATGACGAAGCCACCGGCAACAGCGCCAATCGGGCTTCCCAGCCCGCCAACAATCGCTGACGCGAAGATCGGCAAAAGCAATTGCAGATAGATGAATGGCTTGAACGTCTTGTCCAGACCATACATGGTGCCCGCAATCGTCGCCAGCGCTGCAGCCAATGTCCATGCAATCAGGACGACCCGCTCAGGGTTGACACCGGACAGCAGAGCCAGGTCCTCATTGTCGGAATAGGCGCGCATGGATTTGCCGGCGCGTGTCCGGTTGAGAAACCAGAACAGCGCGGCAACACAGATCAGCGTTACCACGACAGTGATGCCCTGTGTCGTGCGCAGTGCGATACCTTCGTCCAGGCCCGACCATTCCCTGAATTCACGTGCCGTGAAGATGAAGCGGGCGCCATCTCCCATATTGCGGTCGTCCGGCCCGATGATGAAGCGGATGAGCCCGCTGTAGAAAAACATCACGGCAAGCGACACGATCAGAAAAATGACTGGCGGTGATTTCTTGGCGCGATGGAACCGGTACACGATGCGGTCGGTTCCCAGCGCCAGCAAGACAGTACCCAGTATGCCAAACGGCAATGCCAACAGCTCAGTGGGCAAAAAGCCCAGCGAAATGCCTTGTGCCTGCAAAAACCACGTCACCAGGATGACCGTCATGGTGCCAAACGCCATCATTTCGCCATGGGCGAAATTTGAGAACCGCAAGATGCCGTAGATCAGCGTCACACCCAGAGCACCAAGCGCAAGCTGTGAGCCGTAAGCAAGCGCCGGAATGACGAGAAAGTTGGACAGCAACGCCAGAGCGTTCAAGATTTCCATATCAATCAACCACCCAGAAACGCTTTGCGAACATCAGGGTCATTCAGCAGCGCTTCACCCGTGTTCGTGTAGAGATTTGCCCCCTGAGCAAGCACATAGCCCTTGTCGGCAATGTTCAGCGCCTGTTTGGCGTTCTGTTCGACCATCAGAATGGCAATACCGCTGCGCGCAATCTCGATGATCCGGTCAAAAAGCTCGTCCATCACGATCGGTGAAACACCGGCTGTGGGTTCGTCGAGCATCAGCACTTTTGGCTGTGTCATCAACGCGCGCCCGACCGCAACCTGCTGACGTTGGCCACCGGACAATTCACCGGCGGGCTGGTTCCGTTTTTCCTTCAGGATCGGGAAAAGGTCAAAAACCTGGGCCATCGTATCGCGGGCATCATCGGTGCGGATGAATGCGCCCATCTCGAGATTTTCCTCGACAGACATCGAGCGGAAGACGTTGTTGTTCTGCGGCACAAATCCCATGCCCTTTTGCACGCGCGCTTGCGGGCTCAAAGATGTGATGTCTTCGCCCTCCATTGTCACCTTGCCGGCGCGCAGATCAAGCATCCCGAAAACGGCCTTCATTGCGGTGGACTTTCCGGCGCCGTTGGGACCCACGACAACAGCAATTTCACCGCGCTCAACGCCGATCGTGCAATTGTGCAGAATATCGGCTGCCCCATAGCCGCCGGTCATGTCTTTTCCCAGCAAGAAGCTCATTGCACTGCGGCTTTCGCTGGTTTGTTTTTGAGCCCCGTGCCCAGATAGGCTTCGATGACCTCTTCATTTTTCTTGATGTCTTCGGCAGTGCCTTCCGCCAGAACGGTGCCTTCGGCCATGCAGATAACCGGGTCGCAAAGCCGCGAGATGAAGTCCATGTCGTGTTCGATCATGCAAAATGTATAGCCGCGCTCTCGATTGAGGCGCAGAATCGCATCGCCGATCGTGCCAAGCAGCGTGCGGTTCACGCCTGCGCCAACTTCATCCAGAAAAACGATTTTCGCGTCCACCATCATGGTGCGGCCAAGCTCGAGCAGCTTCTTCTGTCCTCCAGACAGATTGCCCGCGAGTTCATCGGCAACATGGGAAATCTCCAAAAACTCGATGACTTCCTCGGCCTTGGCGCGGTTTTTTTCTTCTTCGCGTCGGACCAGGCCTGGCTGTGTCCAGGCTTTGAAAAGTGTTTCACCTGACTGGTGCGGTGGCACCATCATTAGGTTCTCGCGCACGGTCAGCGTCGAAAACTCATGGGCGATCTGAAATGTTCGAAGCACGCCTTGTGCAAAAAGCTCATGTGGGGAGAGCCCGGTTATGTCCTTGCCATCGAGCAGAACGCGCCCGGAAGTGGGGCGGTAGTGCCCTGCAATCACATTGAACAATGTTGTCTTGCCCGCGCCATTTGGGCCGATCAAGCCGGTGATCGAACCGGTTCTGATCGTCAGAGATGCATTGTCAACCGCACGGATGCCGCCAAAATTCTTGTGCAGATTTTCAACTACAATCAACAGTTCACTCTCAATCTTGGAGCTGACAATACAAAAACTGCCCGGATTGAAATCCGGGCAGTTCGAGTTCTGGAAGCGATTAGCGGAACTTCGCTGTCGTGATCTTGCCACCGTCCACAAGGATTTCGCGGAACGAGCCGGCGCTTTCACCGGCGCCGATCAGCTCGACATTTGTTGCGCCAACATAGTCGATGTCCTTGCCTTCAGCCAAAAGCTCGAGAGCCTTGCCAAGTTCACCCGGCAGGATTTTCTCGCCTGGTGCGTTGGCAACGTCCATGACTTTGGACTTGAAATCGGCGCTGTTAGAAGAACCGGCAGCCTGCATGGCGAGCATGATCAAAGCCGCGGCGTCATAAGATTCACCGACATAGGCATCGATCTTGATGCCTGCGCCTTCTGCCATCTTGTTGAACATGGCCGCGCCTTCACTGTCGGTGCCTGCGATCGTGCCGTAGGAGCCGTTCAGGCCATCGCCGATCGATGCCGGCAGGGAATCGCCCACCATGCCGTCGGGAAGAACGAAGGTTTCAAAAGCACCCGAGTCGAGTGCCGCCTGAATGATGCCCTTGCCGCCCTGATCAAGGTAGCCGGCAACGATCAAGACATCTCCGCCAGCCTGAGCCAAAGCGCCGACTTCAGCGGAGTAATCGCCTTTTCCATCTTCATGAGAAGAATCGATGGTGATCTTGATGCCGGCTGCCTCAGCATTGGTTTTGATGCTCTCAGCCAGACCCTTGCCGTAGTCGTTGTTTGTGTAGGTCAACGCGACCGATGTGACACCCTTTTCCTTCAGCACGTCTGCAAGCACCTGGCCCTGGCGGGCGTCGGACGGCGCTGTGCGGAAGAACAAGCCGTCATCTTCCGCATCCGAAAGAGCAGGGGATGTTGCAGATGGGGAGATCATCACGATGCCATTTGGCCGCGCAACGTTCTGCAGGATGGCGCCGGTCACACCGGAACAGTCAGCGCCAAAAATCGCGCTCACATTGTCGGATGTGATCAGACGTTCGGCAGCTGCAGAGGCGGCTGCAGCGTCAACACAAGTCGAGTCGCCACGCACAGGCGTCACAGTCGAACCGCCAAGGAATTTTCCGCTGTCGGAGACTTCCTTCATGGCCAATTCGCCACTTGCGCCCATGCCTGGCGTCAAGGATTCGATAGGTCCGGTGAAACCAAGGATGACGCCGATTTTGACGTCCTCAGCGGAAGCAGCACTTGCCATAAGGACCGCTGTCAGCGCTGTTGTGATTAGAAGGTTTTTCACTCTCATACTCCTCAATAGGGCAAAAATTCGTCCCAATTTGAACTGATATCCGCCGCACGGGTTTCAGCATAGCGGGAATTTTGCACGCGTCGATTTTTTTTTCAAATCACCGTCCGGCCAAGGCAATGAGCAAGCCCTTCGGAGAGTTTCATTCAGGCATCAGAAAAAGGGGAGTAGGCAAAAGGTAAATTGGGCGCGTCAAGGATCAGTGGCCCCAGGAGAAAAGCCGCACAGTGGCCGGATGTGAACGAGAGATCGAAAAAAATGAGAACCACAACAGAGTGGAGACCCCGGGCGTTCAACCTTAGGGGAAATCGCCACGTTCAAGCATATCTGCCAAAGGCAGCATAGCTTTAGCGCACGCGGTTGTTCACAACGCGCCAGTTGGAAAAGCCCTGCACTGGGCCGCTTGATCAGGATTGTTGGCTGTTGCCAGCTCCCGTTTCAAATCAGTCAAGCCGAGGCGAGTTCCACCTCGGCCATCGCGGGCACTGTGCTTGCCTGGGCTGCTTTCCCGCTGGTGATGGCGTCGATAATTCGCGGATAGTCGCAGCCGTGCTTGTCGGCAAGCGTTTTCCACCAGTCGTCGGTCTCGAAAACCTCCCGCGCCGCATTGGCGTGCTTCAGTGCCAGATCCCGCTCACCGAGCGCCGCGTGGCACTGACCGACATAGAGATGACCGAAAGCGTGGTCGGGATATTTGTCGACAACGTTTTTCATGTAGTGCAGCGCGATGTCGTAACGCCCGATTTTCATATTGTGGTTTTCGACAAAATTGACCCGCAACTGGGTTTCGTAGGCAAAGGCCTCAAGCTTCACGGGATCGATTCCCGGAGCCCGTATAACTGACTTCGTCGCGACGAAATTCTCATTGGCTGTGTTTTCGATGTATCCGTTTTCAACACAGATATCGTAGAGTCGGCTGCCGAAGATCGGGATCGCCAGATAGATATGGATCCAGTCAAACCCGTTCTCGAGCAGCATTTCGAGCGTTTCCTGCCGGTGTTCGTCCTGCTCGCCAGGTAGACCGGTGACGATGAAAACATGGGACCGCACGCCGTGCTTGCGCAGCGCCTCCACCGCGGGCTTGATCAGCTTCTTCTTCAGTGGTTTTTTAATGATGTTGTTGAGCACATGGTCCGAGCCGGACTCGACGGCAAGCGCGACGGCCGAGACGCCTGCCTCGGCCAGCAGTTTCGCCATCTCGTCGTCAATCGCGTAAACCGCGGCGCCATTCGGGAACTCGCATCGGATCCCGAGTTTCGCCAGTTCCCGAAGCAGACGCCTGGCGCGATCCTTGTCGTGAAAGAAGTGATCATCCTCAAGCATGAGAACGGTCATGCCGAATTCATCGCGCATGCGCTTGGCGTCCGCCACAACGCGTTCGACCGACATGAAACGGACCTCGCGGCCATGCAGGGACGGGTTGGAACAGAACACGCAGAGAAATGGACAGCCGCGGGAGGTGTGGATTGCCATTTCCCGCTTAGGCTGGTCGGTGTAGCGCTTGTCGATGCCGCGCTGATTGTAATTGTCCAGATCGATGATCGAATAGTTCATCGGCGGGATGTCATCGAGATCGGCGATGAAATCATGTGCAGGGAATTTCCCGCGCTCGATACCGGCCCGATCAATCCAGGAGCGGTGGGTCGCGATCACTTGCATCGGGTCGTCTGAATCGATCAGCGTCTTGAGCGGAAGTTCACCCTCACCCTTGCAGATGGCGTCGAGATCCGGGCAGGTTTCGAGCATCAGCTTGTAGGCGGCTGAAGGCAGTCCTCCGCCGGCAATGGTAAGGATCGCCGGGTTGAAATCCTTGACACCCTTTACCAGGCTCTGGATGTAGCCGGACGATGAATTGAACAGCGCAGAGACGCCGACGATATCGGGTTCGAAATCTTCCAGGACCGCCTGCAGCTCGGCATTGAAGACTTCCTGGTGCGCTTCCACCGTCTGGGTTTCCACCAACCGCTTCAGCGTCACATTGAGATCGACCAGCCGCATTTCGCCCAACTGCTCGCAATGCTTGGTGAGATAAGCCTGCATCGACAAAATTCCGTAAGGAATGGTGAAGGCGGGCAACACGGCGGCACGATGCTTGTCGAGATAGTCGTTCGCGTTGAAATAGGGTGGAATGATAAAGAGCAGTTTTTTCACTGGTCAGACTCCCGGTGCGCGGCTGGACCAATTGTCGCCGCCTATGGTCGGTTTATGAACAGTCATCATAGACGCCCCTCGAGCAGTGGAATCGGAAACATCATCGTGTTGAGTATGTCATAATACTCTGCTGCTGATGTAGCGCCGCCAATCTCCATGTCCATCTTGAGATCTTTCTCGTGAAGCCCGACAAAATGCGGGAGGTCGGAGCGATGCTTGTATTTTGGATCAAATGACGCAAGAGCCTCCTTGCCACGCCATTCAATGATTGCCTTCCGATAACCTTCCTTGCGTTCTTCAAAGAGCGCGCGATCAAAGTGCCCTTCGCAGTTCCGAGCGCAGGCTTTGATGAAGTTGTCTTCCCACCCGGTGATTTCGATCCCCTGCTCCTGTTTGAACGCTTCGATCACATGGCCAATCTGTGCCGTGAGTCCAAGCTCCACAGGAAACGGGAAATTCGAGGCTTCCATGTGGCCGTCCATTTCAGTGCGGAAGACCTTGAACAACTCCTTAGCTGCGTTCGCATCGCGCAAGCCCATGCTGTTTGATGCCTTGCAGGCGCCAAATACCGACATCGGGCGCTCAAAATACACAAAGGCGCTGGCCACCATAAGCGTTCGGCAGATGTTGTCGTAATCGACAATCGGATGGCCGAAATACTGTCCAGTGAAGGTATCGCGGATATCGTCGAGCAGAGCCCGTTTGACCGCACCGTGATAGACACCATATGGACAACTTGGACGGTCAGATGCCTCTTGCCAGAAGAACAGCTTGCGGATCATGTCTTCCTTCTTGAGACCCACCAGATGGCTTCCAGTCGGCATGGTGGTGTTTTCGCGGCCTGTACGGGCGTCTGGCCAGGTGAAATAGAGCCGCCCCCAGGTCAGCGTGTCGACATTGGGGACTCTGGACATGGTGACCCGAAGCACTTCGCACAATTCGGGGTCGAGATAGTCATCATCCCCAATGAAACTGATCCATTCGCCGGATGTTTGAGGAACCATACGCTCCCAGTTGGCCCTCATCGACAGGACTTGGTCTTCCGGTGGCAGCAACTTCAGACGGTGATCAGCCGCTTCGGCGGCAAATTGTGCCAATGGGGCTGGGTCGTCAGAGTTGTCTGCGAGAACCACCTCGAAGTCTTGCCGTTCCGACATGAGCATCGCCCGCACCGCAGATATGGCGTAAACCTGCCGGTTGCGGGTTGGTATGCAAATGGACAGCATGGTCATGCCGCAAACGCCTGTCTTCCGGAGGCCACATGCTCAACTGGCATCACGAAACTCTGGGCAAAGCGGTAGAATTCTGACGGAGTGGCAGCTTTGAGCCTGCTTTCGCGAATATAGATGCTCCCCTTGAACACACCGCAAAGTTGGTTTTGCGAGTTGGATGGAACGAACACTTCCGGCGGGTTGAAATGCTTGCTCCAAGCCCCGCCTTCGAAGGCTGCGAAGCCCCGACGCAGACCTTCCACCTTGATTTCGTATTCCTCAACAGTTCGCGACGACAGGCATTCATGCACGGCGGCATGGGCGAAATTCTCCTGGAAGCCTTCATTGTCGACGTCATACTTGCGGCAGAACCACCACGTTGCCGCGGCAATGGATGAGATGATGGCGAGGCCCGGCAGTCTGGGTGAAAACGGAAAGTCGTCTTCCTGAATTGGTTGGCCATCCCCCAGTTCACGATAGAAATCGTCAGCCAGCTTCTTCATGAGCTCAAACGACTGGGTGCTGGCCGAATTGGAAGCTCCGCAGGCGCCAAGAACCGAGAGCGGTCGTTGGCAGTGCACCAGTGTCTTGGCTTCGCGGATCACCTTGCAACTGTTGTCAAAATCAACTGTCGGATGCTCAAAATAGCGATTGGAGTATTTTCGCTTGATCCGCTCCATCAGTGAGCGCCGCACCGCGCCATGGTAGATCCCAAAACCGCAGGAGGGACGTTTCTCCCGCTGGCTCCAGCGGAACAGGTGATCGTGGAGAATTCTCTTTTTGGGGATGTAGGTCTCGTGACCGGTAGGTACAGATGCGAGCGTGGCAATGGTCCTGTTGTCGGGCCAATTGTAACTCATCCGCGCCCAGCTGACGGCTTCAAGGTCGTTGTACTCCCTTTCGTACCGGCGCAAGATCTGAATGAGGCTTGGCTCAATGTGATCGTCATCGCCGATGATGGTCACCCACCTGCCGCCGACCTCAGCCACGGTGCGTTCCCAATTGTCGACCATTGACAGGACGTTCTGCTCCGGCGGCAGAAGTCGAAAGCGGTCATCTTTCAAGTGGTTGCGAAAGAAATCATCAAGGATTGCAGGATCGTCTGAATTGTCGGCGACAAGGACTTCGAAGTCCGTTTCGCGCGATTCCGCGATCGCCTTGAGCGCTTCGATGCAATAGCTCTGCCGGTTCCGCGTCGGAATGCAGATCGTAAAATACACCAAAACAGATGCTCCCATTTGCCATCACGCGCCTTGTTTCTCGCAAGATTAGCTTGTGTGACGCTGACTCGCTGTCGGAAAGAGATGGGCACCGCTGCCGGCCAATCCGGTTTCCGCAGGACATCCGGTGGCATCAGGCTGTGACATCAGCTCCAGAATTTGCCGGGCTGAAACAGATTATCGGAGTCTGCCTGGGTCAAATTACGGATCGCATTGGATTGTCGGAGCCTGGTCGAGATCGGGATAATAAGTCTCAAAATGGGCGAGGCTGCCCTTGGAAGCCGATTGTGCCTCTTGTAAGCCAGTGTAGCGGGCGCATGACCCGCCCTGTAACGCCGCATGCCAGTCTCGCGGTGTCTGGCCGAGGGTGGTGGCGAAGTTGTGTGTTCGTTTCGGCCGCGCCATGGTTGATCGCCAAAGCGTGCGAAACGCGGCGAGCGAGCGTTCAGGCGTTTTGATCTCGCTGACTTCCTTGCATGCTGCCTCGCCCATCCGGCTGACATCATGAGGGTGCTCGAGCATCCAGTTCAGCAGCTCAACGGCATGGTCGACTGATTGCGCCACCAGACCGGTTTTACCATCGCGCACGATTGCCAGTTCGCATGGATTGGCCAGCACCAAAGGCGCGCAACCAAGTGACATGGCCTCGACCAGCGCGTTCTCAGCCGTGCCGAAATGGAATGGTTGCAACAGATACAGAAAAATCGAGGTCTCAAGAAGGGCGTCCCTCGGGTCATCGCTGTGGCCGCGCAGCCGAAAACGTTCAGGATGCGTCATCTCGGCAATGGCGTTGTGTACCGGGCTTAAGGCATCCACACCGCCCCAGACATCGACCGCTGCATCGCTGTGCACGATCCGGTCGATGACATCCATCATTGCGGGATTCATCTTGGTGAACTCGACCGTGCCCAGATAGCTGATCCCGCGTCCATTTCGTTTCCGTTGTTGGTTCCCGTCCGTGCTGGCATACCCGAAGCCGCTGTTGATCACTTCGGTGCGGGCAACGGCTTCCGTCTTCAATCCGGCCAGGTTGCCGGCAAGCCTGGAGCACTCGGACGTAAAGACGAACTGGTCCGCCGTTTCGATCAGGCCCGTGGGTATGAAAGGCGCGTTGATCCCTGACACATGGCTCCAGAGCACGGTGCGCATTGCGGGCAGGGGTGAGCCGGCCAGAAGGCCACACATCAACGGATGGTTCCACCATTCGAACTGAACCAGGTCGGCGCTGCTCATCAGATCGCGAACCAGTCCCATGTCTTGGGCGATGCTCACCGCTGCGCCGCTGCGGCGGATGGCATCGACATGGCGGGTATCACGCGGCGCTTCCAGAAGCACATAATGACGCTCGTCAGCCTGCTTGTCCGCCTCGCAGAGTGCCGCATGCGCCTTGCCCACACCTCCGCCCAGATGGGGGGTGATGTGGAGGATTTTCATTCTGCCGCGACGGGCGAGGGAATGCGCTTGGCGCCCGGAGCCTTGATGTCCGGATCGAGCTTCACCATCTCGCGAAACCGCTCAAGCAGCATCGGGCGATGGGCGTCGACATTGTCGGGAAGGCAATGGCTGAGCTGACCGCAACTGCCGCAGGTTCCGTTCTCGCAACGCCGTCCCTCAAGATGCTGCAGCCGCAGCGCGTTCATCTTGTCGGAGTTCCAGACCTGCTTGATCGACTGCGTCTTCACATCGCCGATGATCAGATCACGCGCCCAGTCGAGGAAGCAGGAACTCACCAACCCATCAGGATTGACCGACATGCTGTAGAAAATATAGGGGCAGGTTTCAGTGTTGCTGATTTCCTGCTGGTAGATGCCCTTCTCGATTTTCACGCCAGTGTGCTTCTCAATGTCGAACTCGGGCCAGCAGGGCGCAAAGTTCTCGACAAAGATCCGGTCGCAATGGTCGCCGAAGGTGTCGAAGAATTTTTCGCGTTCGCCAGGCTCCAGCAACTCGCCGGGGATCTTGATCGAGATCTCCATGTCGCCCTTGTTGGCATAGACCCATTTGACGTTTTCAACGAAGCCGTCGAAATCGAAATTGAACTTGGTAAAGCGCTGATAGGTGTTCTTGTTCATGCCGTCGACGGAGATGTTGATCTTGTCGAGACCGGCTTCAATCACAGGTCCCATCCGCTCGGGCGTCAGGAAGGTGCCGTTGGTGGTGGTGTCGATATAGTCGACATGGCCGCTTTGTTTGGCATAGGCGATCATGTCCGCCAGACGCTTGTTCAGGAACGGCTCACCATCCTTGTACATGCGGAGCACCTTGATGGGTTTGCCGAATTCACCCAGGTCGTCGATGATCTTGGTGAAAAGATCATACTTCATCGCGCCCTGAAAACGGCCGGTGTCAGCGATCATGCCACGGTGTCCGGTGGGGCAGAATGTGCATTTGAAATTGCAGGCGCTGGATGGATCCACGAACACCACAAAGGGGGTTTCCAGCGGAATGACGGTTTCCAGTGCGGTCCTGTCCTCAAGATTGATCCGAGGTTTCAGTTGAGCTTTCATGACCGGGCTTCCTTTTCGGGCATTCTAACAGCAAAATTCGGCACGCCAACCACAGCCGGGGGGTCGCGCGGATGCGGCTGATGTTCGCCAAACTCGAGCAAATCGCGACGTCCGTACCGGTCGGCGATGCTTTCGGCGAACTCACGAATGCTCACGGGTCGACCTGAACAGACATTGATTGCGCCAACCTGACCAGTGTCAATCACATCCGCTACCGCTGCGCCTGCGGCCGCGACATCGAGATAATCGCGCAATTGGGTACCTGCCCCTAGTTTCGCCGGCTTTCCAGCCGCAAGGCAGTGGTTGAGATAGGGATACAAGCGTTTGTCGTTCTCACCCTCACCGAACAGGTAGAACAGCCTGCACCAGGAGAACCGCATATTGGCGGTCTTTAAAAACCCGTCCAAAATCTCGAAAAGAGCCAGTTTGCAGGTGCCATAAACGGTCGTGGGCACTGTCGGGGAATCTATGGAAAGCCGCTCGGAAGGCAGTGCATATTCCATGCAGGTGCCAAGCCCGACAAAATGCTGCACCCCTGCTGCCACTGCCCCTTGCGCCATCTTGAAGGTGCCCGCAACGCAGGCCGCGTTTTGCTCGGAATCAAGATAGT
The DNA window shown above is from Hoeflea phototrophica DFL-43 and carries:
- a CDS encoding NAD-dependent epimerase/dehydratase family protein, with translation MLVTGANGFVGAQIVKRLQENGHALRLVARPAAASRLAGQVPNAEIVSCDDIFAQTAQWWEQACNGVDAIVHAAWYVNPSDYLDSEQNAACVAGTFKMAQGAVAAGVQHFVGLGTCMEYALPSERLSIDSPTVPTTVYGTCKLALFEILDGFLKTANMRFSWCRLFYLFGEGENDKRLYPYLNHCLAAGKPAKLGAGTQLRDYLDVAAAGAAVADVIDTGQVGAINVCSGRPVSIREFAESIADRYGRRDLLEFGEHQPHPRDPPAVVGVPNFAVRMPEKEARS
- a CDS encoding glycosyltransferase, with translation MKILHITPHLGGGVGKAHAALCEADKQADERHYVLLEAPRDTRHVDAIRRSGAAVSIAQDMGLVRDLMSSADLVQFEWWNHPLMCGLLAGSPLPAMRTVLWSHVSGINAPFIPTGLIETADQFVFTSECSRLAGNLAGLKTEAVARTEVINSGFGYASTDGNQQRKRNGRGISYLGTVEFTKMNPAMMDVIDRIVHSDAAVDVWGGVDALSPVHNAIAEMTHPERFRLRGHSDDPRDALLETSIFLYLLQPFHFGTAENALVEAMSLGCAPLVLANPCELAIVRDGKTGLVAQSVDHAVELLNWMLEHPHDVSRMGEAACKEVSEIKTPERSLAAFRTLWRSTMARPKRTHNFATTLGQTPRDWHAALQGGSCARYTGLQEAQSASKGSLAHFETYYPDLDQAPTIQCDP
- a CDS encoding radical SAM/SPASM domain-containing protein; translated protein: MKAQLKPRINLEDRTALETVIPLETPFVVFVDPSSACNFKCTFCPTGHRGMIADTGRFQGAMKYDLFTKIIDDLGEFGKPIKVLRMYKDGEPFLNKRLADMIAYAKQSGHVDYIDTTTNGTFLTPERMGPVIEAGLDKINISVDGMNKNTYQRFTKFNFDFDGFVENVKWVYANKGDMEISIKIPGELLEPGEREKFFDTFGDHCDRIFVENFAPCWPEFDIEKHTGVKIEKGIYQQEISNTETCPYIFYSMSVNPDGLVSSCFLDWARDLIIGDVKTQSIKQVWNSDKMNALRLQHLEGRRCENGTCGSCGQLSHCLPDNVDAHRPMLLERFREMVKLDPDIKAPGAKRIPSPVAAE
- a CDS encoding glycosyltransferase family 2 protein, which translates into the protein MYFTICIPTRNRQSYCIEALKAIAESRETDFEVLVADNSDDPAILDDFFRNHLKDDRFRLLPPEQNVLSMVDNWERTVAEVGGRWVTIIGDDDHIEPSLIQILRRYEREYNDLEAVSWARMSYNWPDNRTIATLASVPTGHETYIPKKRILHDHLFRWSQREKRPSCGFGIYHGAVRRSLMERIKRKYSNRYFEHPTVDFDNSCKVIREAKTLVHCQRPLSVLGACGASNSASTQSFELMKKLADDFYRELGDGQPIQEDDFPFSPRLPGLAIISSIAAATWWFCRKYDVDNEGFQENFAHAAVHECLSSRTVEEYEIKVEGLRRGFAAFEGGAWSKHFNPPEVFVPSNSQNQLCGVFKGSIYIRESRLKAATPSEFYRFAQSFVMPVEHVASGRQAFAA